A region of Subtercola boreus DNA encodes the following proteins:
- a CDS encoding efflux RND transporter permease subunit has protein sequence MHLLAVLSMKNRALIALVTIVAAVFGGLALTSLKQELIPSIDFPQLVILTNYPGASPEVVNDDVSTPIEQAVQGVEGIDTTSATSSTNLSIVNATFVYGTNLANAEQKISQAINRVKSTLPDAVDPQVLSGSIGDLPVIQIAVTPGAGGDTKALAASIRASTLTDIEQVTGVRAAQLVGDPGQRVTITPDSGKLAAAGLSTTVLKTAVASNGALVPAGSLTENGTTLSVQAGSKLASTDDIAALPLPAAKPGGGVYTIGDVATVALVDNPVTSISRVNGEPALTIAVTKLPAANTVDVSKGVQDVIPELQSALPGATFTVVFDQAPFIQQSIESLATEGLLGLFFAVVIILIFLMSVRSTIVTAISIPTSVLITFIGLQTANYSLNILTLGALTIAIGRVVDDSIVVIENIKRHLGQAEVSGPIDGATRSAVIIEAVREVATAITASTITTVAVFLPISFVQGTTGELFRPFALTVTIALLASLFVALTIVPVLAYWFLGSSHRVSRDARKKAAAAHATPAAAGDPDAPGAGDTVAGRPVRDSLAVATAALPGRRARRQQAVIEDEAPGALQRRYLPIITWTLKHSFVTLIIAVLVLGGTIALVPFMKTNFLGSSGQNTLTVTQTVPVGASLDVQDASAQKVEAALRGITGIQTVQASIGSSGSSLRDAFVGGGGNAITYSITTDDAVNQDDLQNTVRTDLAAIPDAGDISVSASAGFGGSSDITVDISATNQTDLQTAADAVLASVKDLDGITQSASNLAATRPYIAVAVDRTKAVEAGLSEVAVGSLVANAMQPQTVGSVVIDSTQYTIYIASDSTPTTQAELAALQVPTAAGAVRLDSLATVSEVNGPDTITTSRGLRTATVTATPSSDNLGSASAEVQKAVDAVQLPAGATAELGGATSDQSDAFGQLGIALLVAILIVYVVMVATFKSLLQPILLLVSVPFAATGAIALQVISGIPLGVPSIIGVLMLIGIVVTNAIVLVDLVNQYRERGLPVREALIQGAVRRLRPILMTALATIFALLPMAIGLTGHGGFISQPLAIVVIGGLVSSTILTLIVLPVLYNLVMGRLERRRHRREQRFADRHGERAGTRALTASGAEPVSTPQV, from the coding sequence ATGCATCTCCTCGCCGTGCTGAGCATGAAGAACCGTGCCCTGATCGCCCTCGTGACGATCGTGGCGGCCGTCTTCGGTGGTCTGGCCCTCACCAGCCTGAAGCAGGAGTTGATCCCATCGATCGACTTCCCGCAGCTGGTCATCCTCACGAACTATCCCGGCGCGTCGCCCGAGGTCGTCAATGACGACGTCTCGACGCCGATCGAGCAGGCCGTGCAGGGTGTCGAGGGCATCGACACCACCTCCGCGACATCCAGCACCAATCTGTCGATCGTCAACGCGACGTTCGTCTACGGCACGAACCTCGCGAACGCCGAGCAGAAGATCTCCCAGGCGATCAACCGGGTGAAGTCGACACTTCCGGATGCCGTCGACCCGCAGGTGCTGAGCGGCAGCATCGGTGACCTGCCGGTCATCCAGATCGCCGTGACGCCGGGTGCGGGCGGGGACACGAAGGCGCTCGCGGCATCGATCCGGGCCTCCACGCTAACCGACATCGAGCAGGTGACGGGGGTGCGCGCGGCGCAGCTCGTCGGCGACCCGGGGCAGCGCGTCACGATCACGCCCGACAGCGGGAAGCTTGCAGCGGCGGGGCTCAGCACCACCGTGCTCAAGACGGCGGTCGCGTCCAACGGCGCCCTGGTGCCGGCGGGATCCCTCACCGAGAACGGAACCACCCTCTCGGTGCAGGCCGGCTCGAAGCTGGCGTCGACCGACGACATCGCCGCCCTGCCGCTCCCGGCCGCCAAGCCGGGCGGAGGCGTGTACACGATCGGCGATGTGGCGACCGTCGCGCTGGTGGACAACCCCGTGACATCCATCTCCCGGGTGAACGGCGAGCCCGCGCTCACCATCGCCGTGACGAAGCTGCCCGCCGCGAACACAGTCGACGTGTCGAAGGGCGTGCAGGACGTCATCCCCGAGCTGCAGTCGGCCCTGCCCGGGGCGACCTTCACCGTCGTGTTCGACCAGGCCCCGTTCATCCAGCAGTCGATCGAGTCGCTCGCCACAGAGGGCCTGCTCGGTCTGTTCTTCGCCGTCGTGATCATCCTGATCTTCCTGATGTCGGTGCGGTCGACGATCGTCACGGCGATCTCGATCCCGACCTCGGTGCTCATCACGTTCATCGGGTTGCAGACAGCGAACTACTCGCTGAACATCCTGACCCTCGGTGCGCTGACGATCGCGATCGGGCGGGTGGTCGACGACTCAATCGTCGTCATCGAGAACATCAAGCGGCACCTGGGCCAGGCCGAGGTGTCGGGGCCGATCGACGGCGCGACCCGGTCGGCGGTCATCATCGAAGCGGTGCGCGAGGTCGCCACGGCCATCACGGCGTCGACGATCACGACGGTCGCCGTGTTCCTGCCGATCTCGTTCGTGCAGGGCACGACGGGCGAGCTGTTCCGGCCGTTCGCGCTGACCGTGACGATCGCGCTGCTCGCGTCGCTGTTCGTGGCGCTGACGATCGTGCCGGTGCTCGCGTACTGGTTCCTCGGCAGTTCGCACCGGGTGAGCCGGGACGCGCGGAAGAAGGCGGCGGCAGCCCACGCCACGCCGGCAGCCGCCGGGGATCCGGATGCGCCCGGCGCCGGCGACACCGTCGCCGGGCGTCCCGTGCGGGACAGCCTCGCCGTGGCCACCGCCGCGCTGCCCGGCCGCCGCGCCCGCCGCCAGCAGGCCGTCATCGAGGACGAGGCGCCCGGCGCCCTGCAGCGCCGCTACCTCCCGATCATCACCTGGACGCTCAAGCACTCGTTCGTCACCCTGATCATCGCTGTGCTCGTACTCGGCGGCACCATCGCGCTCGTGCCGTTCATGAAGACGAACTTCCTCGGGTCGAGCGGGCAGAACACGCTCACCGTCACCCAGACCGTGCCGGTCGGCGCGAGCCTCGACGTGCAGGACGCGTCGGCGCAGAAGGTCGAGGCGGCGCTTCGGGGCATCACGGGCATCCAGACCGTGCAGGCCTCGATCGGTTCGAGCGGCTCGAGCCTCCGCGACGCGTTCGTGGGCGGCGGCGGCAACGCCATCACCTACTCCATCACCACCGACGACGCGGTGAACCAGGACGACCTGCAGAACACCGTGCGCACCGACCTCGCCGCCATTCCCGACGCCGGCGACATCTCGGTGTCGGCCTCGGCAGGCTTCGGCGGCTCCTCCGACATCACCGTCGACATCTCGGCCACCAACCAGACCGACCTGCAGACCGCGGCCGACGCCGTTCTCGCCTCGGTGAAGGACCTCGACGGCATCACCCAGAGCGCTTCGAACCTGGCCGCGACCCGGCCGTACATCGCCGTGGCGGTCGACCGCACCAAGGCCGTGGAGGCGGGCCTCAGCGAGGTCGCCGTCGGGTCGCTCGTCGCGAACGCGATGCAGCCGCAGACGGTCGGATCCGTCGTCATCGACAGCACCCAGTACACGATCTACATCGCGAGCGACAGCACGCCGACCACGCAGGCTGAACTCGCGGCGCTGCAGGTGCCGACCGCGGCCGGGGCCGTGCGACTCGACTCCCTCGCAACCGTCTCCGAAGTGAACGGCCCCGACACCATCACCACGTCGCGGGGTCTCCGCACGGCGACCGTCACCGCGACGCCATCCAGTGACAACCTCGGCTCGGCCAGCGCCGAAGTGCAGAAGGCAGTGGATGCCGTGCAGCTGCCCGCCGGAGCGACCGCCGAACTCGGCGGAGCGACCTCCGACCAGAGCGACGCCTTCGGCCAGCTCGGGATCGCGCTGCTCGTGGCGATCCTGATCGTGTACGTGGTCATGGTCGCCACATTCAAGAGCCTGCTGCAGCCCATCCTGCTGCTGGTGTCGGTGCCCTTCGCCGCGACCGGGGCCATCGCGCTGCAGGTCATCTCGGGCATCCCGCTCGGTGTGCCCTCGATCATCGGCGTGCTGATGCTGATCGGCATCGTGGTGACGAACGCCATCGTGCTCGTGGATCTCGTGAACCAGTACAGGGAGAGGGGTCTGCCCGTTCGCGAGGCCCTCATCCAGGGCGCGGTGCGGAGGCTCCGGCCCATCCTGATGACGGCCCTCGCGACGATCTTCGCGCTGCTGCCGATGGCGATCGGCCTGACCGGCCACGGCGGCTTCATCTCGCAGCCGCTGGCGATCGTGGTGATCGGCGGGCTGGTCTCGTCGACGATCCTCACGCTGATCGTGCTGCCGGTGCTCTACAACCTCGTGATGGGCCGACTCGAACGTCGACGCCACCGCCGGGAGCAGCGGTTCGCCGACCGGCACGGCGAACGCGCCGGGACTCGAGCACTCACAGCTTCGGGCGCCGAGCCTGTGAGCACCCCGCAGGTCTGA
- a CDS encoding TetR/AcrR family transcriptional regulator — translation MPLHPSPRPDPSEELKAVALRLFVETSYAGASLQQIADAAGYSKSSVLYHFASKEALLEEALTPAVVRLDSLFQGSIGRIADADLRGTFVEDFIDFLLVYGLEAHIIINQGQSLAGIPIIDRATDFLRRLSDSFVNELATPEQRIRLGIALSGAAYVVATGVAMQATDQAPIEEARSALIAVVTELLVPFAAPAVTL, via the coding sequence ATGCCGCTTCATCCGTCGCCCCGTCCCGACCCGTCCGAAGAGCTGAAGGCCGTCGCCCTCCGCCTGTTCGTCGAGACGAGCTACGCGGGTGCGTCGCTGCAGCAGATCGCGGATGCCGCGGGGTACTCGAAATCGAGTGTGCTCTACCACTTCGCGTCGAAGGAGGCCCTGCTCGAGGAGGCCCTCACTCCGGCCGTCGTGAGGCTCGACAGTCTCTTCCAGGGCTCGATCGGCCGGATCGCCGACGCCGACCTGCGCGGCACCTTCGTCGAGGACTTCATCGACTTCCTCCTGGTCTACGGCCTCGAGGCGCACATCATCATCAACCAGGGCCAGTCGCTCGCGGGCATCCCGATCATCGACCGTGCCACCGACTTCCTCCGCCGGTTGAGCGACTCGTTCGTGAACGAGCTGGCGACTCCCGAACAGCGGATCCGGCTCGGTATCGCGCTGTCCGGCGCCGCCTACGTGGTCGCGACCGGCGTTGCGATGCAGGCGACCGACCAGGCGCCCATCGAAGAGGCCCGCTCGGCTCTCATCGCCGTGGTCACCGAACTTCTCGTCCCCTTCGCCGCCCCGGCCGTCACGCTCTAG